A single genomic interval of Variovorax sp. PMC12 harbors:
- a CDS encoding CMD domain-containing protein, with translation MTDSQISPDLVDACVPLAEGSAVHAVRHQRDKVAAATQGSYEALFDPALSGPPLVERLLAAHAIARSAGSVALQAHYRARLDALAPLSATQQAAADGAPVESLGADARLQAVLAFTRTLTDRPVEGDREALLKLPAAGLATPEVVALAQLIAFVAYQVRVVAGLQALAALGGDSAAAAVEENTAPFVHPANLPPPGEPLRINGYTSETLGWKAWLPVIDLTQASAEQVQVLDASHPKARSSDYYLLLVHQPRILQERATVFNAIMYAPGGLSRAERELASAVVSRINGCVYCASVHAQRFEQLAKRNDVIAQVFTDPQGAGTTPRERAIVNLSIELTRSPAGFGAQQLRAVRAAGLTDLEILDTIHAVAIFAWANRLMLNLGEPVFPPRD, from the coding sequence ATGACTGATTCACAGATTTCCCCCGACCTCGTCGACGCTTGCGTGCCGCTCGCCGAGGGCAGCGCCGTGCATGCGGTGCGCCACCAGCGCGACAAGGTGGCCGCCGCCACGCAGGGAAGCTATGAGGCCCTGTTCGATCCGGCACTGTCGGGCCCGCCGCTGGTCGAGCGGCTGCTTGCGGCCCATGCCATCGCGCGCAGCGCGGGCAGCGTCGCGCTGCAGGCGCACTACCGCGCGCGGCTCGATGCGCTGGCGCCGCTGAGCGCGACGCAGCAGGCAGCCGCCGACGGCGCCCCGGTCGAATCGCTCGGCGCGGATGCGCGGCTGCAGGCCGTGCTCGCGTTCACGCGCACGCTGACCGATCGTCCGGTCGAGGGCGATCGCGAGGCCCTGCTCAAGCTGCCGGCCGCCGGCTTGGCGACGCCCGAGGTCGTGGCGCTGGCGCAGCTGATCGCCTTCGTCGCCTACCAGGTGCGCGTGGTCGCCGGCCTGCAGGCGCTGGCCGCGCTCGGCGGCGACAGCGCCGCAGCGGCCGTGGAAGAGAACACGGCCCCCTTCGTCCACCCGGCCAACCTGCCGCCGCCGGGCGAGCCGCTGCGCATCAACGGCTACACCAGCGAGACACTGGGCTGGAAGGCCTGGCTGCCGGTGATCGACCTGACCCAGGCCTCCGCCGAACAGGTGCAGGTGCTGGACGCCAGCCACCCGAAGGCGCGCAGCTCCGACTACTACCTGCTGCTGGTGCACCAGCCGCGCATCCTGCAGGAGCGCGCCACGGTGTTCAACGCCATCATGTACGCGCCCGGCGGCCTGTCGCGCGCGGAGCGCGAACTGGCGAGCGCGGTGGTGTCGCGCATCAACGGCTGCGTGTACTGCGCCTCGGTGCACGCGCAGCGCTTCGAGCAGCTGGCCAAGCGCAACGACGTGATCGCACAGGTCTTCACCGACCCGCAAGGCGCGGGCACCACGCCGCGCGAGCGCGCCATCGTGAACCTGTCGATCGAGCTCACGCGCAGCCCGGCCGGCTTCGGTGCGCAGCAACTGCGCGCCGTGCGCGCCGCCGGCCTCACCGATCTCGAGATCCTGGACACCATCCACGCGGTGGCGATCTTCGCGTGGGCCAACCGGCTGATGCTCAACCTCGGCGAGCCGGTGTTTCCACCGCGCGACTGA
- a CDS encoding acyl-CoA thioesterase/bile acid-CoA:amino acid N-acyltransferase family protein — protein sequence MLSITPEDALIDVSRRIAVDGLAPGEQIEIASCTQRGAGVPWRASARFVADAAGTVDLQRDAPIAGSSYEGVSAMGLVWSQVPDTPGAREQFGAVPGAALRADIGVRRGGDAAELHGSFVQRLAGEGVTRRDVREEGLVGTLYMPAGPGPHPAVMILNGSGGGINEPRAALYASHGYAAFALAYFKAPGLSDYISNTRLEYFEQALAWLHRTVRPAHGFVALSGQSRGGELVLLLGTLFPESVSAVIGYVPGAVVHCAQNACDPSLGREGPAWLLRGQPLPHVWENNRTATWAPWDEGPEPRRHADALLTALQDPEAVERARIRVERIRGPVMLLSATDDGSWPSSLYSRMVTERLAQFGHPHAVAHLDFEGAGHSILFPYVPTTQLGYAHPVSGRRSTSGGTPANNAHADEASWQGVLRFLQQAVAAHTTSSGDTTHD from the coding sequence ATGTTGAGCATCACGCCCGAGGACGCGCTCATCGACGTGTCCCGGCGCATCGCGGTCGATGGCCTGGCGCCGGGCGAGCAGATCGAGATCGCCAGCTGCACGCAGCGCGGGGCCGGCGTGCCGTGGCGCGCGTCGGCGCGCTTCGTGGCCGACGCCGCGGGCACGGTCGACCTGCAGCGCGACGCGCCGATCGCCGGCAGCAGCTACGAAGGCGTGTCGGCGATGGGCCTGGTCTGGTCCCAGGTGCCGGACACGCCAGGTGCGCGCGAGCAGTTCGGCGCCGTGCCGGGCGCGGCGCTGCGCGCCGACATCGGCGTGCGCCGGGGCGGCGATGCGGCCGAGCTGCATGGCAGCTTCGTGCAGCGCCTGGCCGGCGAGGGCGTGACGCGCCGCGATGTGCGCGAAGAGGGCCTGGTCGGCACACTCTACATGCCCGCCGGTCCGGGTCCGCATCCGGCCGTGATGATCCTCAACGGCTCCGGCGGCGGCATCAACGAGCCGCGCGCAGCGCTGTACGCATCGCACGGCTACGCGGCCTTCGCGCTCGCCTACTTCAAGGCGCCGGGCCTCTCGGACTACATCTCGAACACCCGGCTCGAATACTTCGAGCAAGCGCTGGCCTGGCTGCACCGCACGGTGCGCCCGGCGCACGGCTTCGTCGCGCTCAGCGGCCAGTCGCGCGGCGGAGAACTGGTGCTGCTGCTGGGCACGCTGTTTCCCGAATCGGTCTCGGCGGTGATCGGCTATGTGCCCGGCGCCGTGGTGCACTGCGCGCAGAACGCTTGCGATCCCTCGCTCGGACGCGAAGGGCCCGCATGGCTCCTGCGCGGGCAGCCGCTGCCGCATGTGTGGGAAAACAACCGCACCGCGACCTGGGCGCCCTGGGACGAAGGCCCCGAGCCGCGCCGCCATGCCGACGCGCTGCTGACCGCGCTGCAAGACCCCGAGGCGGTCGAGCGCGCGCGCATCCGGGTCGAGCGCATCCGCGGCCCGGTGATGCTGCTGTCCGCGACGGACGACGGCTCCTGGCCGTCCAGCCTCTACAGCCGCATGGTGACCGAGCGCCTCGCGCAGTTCGGGCATCCGCACGCGGTGGCTCATCTCGATTTCGAAGGCGCGGGCCATTCGATCCTGTTCCCCTATGTGCCGACCACGCAGCTCGGCTATGCGCATCCGGTGTCGGGCCGGCGCAGCACCTCGGGCGGCACGCCTGCGAACAACGCGCATGCGGACGAGGCTTCCTGGCAGGGCGTGCTGCGCTTCCTGCAGCAGGCCGTGGCCGCGCACACCACATCTTCCGGAGACACCACCCATGACTGA
- a CDS encoding ABC transporter substrate-binding protein: MNRLLPIAAAALLAAGALASVSAAAQSLSIGFADPISSVDPELNNHAGDRSLALHFWDSIINSRDGGKLEPALASSWKTLDDKTWEFKLRTDIKWQDGTPFTADDIVFSFQRARNVPGSVASYSGALRSVESATAKDPATLIVKTTTPNPMLPLEIASIYIVSKHVGEKSKTEDYNAGRAVVGTGPYKFISYVPGDRTVFERNPGYYGPKPLWEKVNYRFINNGAARTAALLAGDVDVIDKVAVTDVEKLRKDPKVSVYTYPGLRVLLLQPTFKAGPNEFITDNAGKPLEKNPLLDVKVRQALSLSINRKAIVDRVLQGTVTEANQWMPKGSFGYNPEVRDIAYNPEQAKKLLAEAGFPQGFQIAIHVPGDRYPQAPETVQAVAQFWSRIGVKTKVEVVPWAVYSSRANKNEYAVSVIAWGNGTGEAGYGLLQTLTTPDAKRGRGSNNWGRYSNESVDKALDAATVEFDAKRREAIFRHAAKLVTDDVGQIPLYHYQNIWAAKKGLKVVPLLSDRTTAMQVTPVK, translated from the coding sequence ATGAACCGCCTGCTCCCCATCGCCGCCGCCGCACTGCTCGCCGCCGGCGCGCTTGCGTCCGTATCGGCAGCCGCCCAGTCGCTTTCCATCGGCTTCGCCGACCCGATCTCCTCGGTCGACCCCGAGCTCAACAACCATGCGGGCGACCGATCGCTGGCGCTGCATTTCTGGGACTCGATCATCAATTCGCGCGACGGCGGCAAGCTGGAGCCCGCGCTCGCGTCGAGCTGGAAGACGCTGGATGACAAGACCTGGGAATTCAAGCTGCGCACCGACATCAAGTGGCAGGACGGCACGCCCTTCACGGCCGACGACATCGTGTTCTCCTTCCAGCGCGCGCGCAACGTGCCGGGCAGCGTGGCCTCGTATTCGGGCGCGCTGCGCTCGGTGGAGTCCGCCACCGCCAAGGACCCGGCCACGCTGATCGTCAAGACCACCACGCCCAACCCGATGCTGCCGCTGGAGATCGCATCGATCTACATCGTGAGCAAGCACGTCGGCGAGAAGTCGAAGACCGAGGACTACAACGCGGGCCGCGCCGTGGTCGGCACCGGTCCCTACAAGTTCATCTCCTACGTGCCGGGAGACCGCACGGTGTTCGAGCGCAACCCCGGCTACTACGGTCCGAAGCCGCTGTGGGAGAAGGTCAACTACCGCTTCATCAACAACGGCGCGGCGCGCACGGCCGCGCTGCTGGCCGGCGACGTGGACGTGATCGACAAGGTCGCCGTGACCGACGTGGAAAAGCTGCGCAAGGACCCGAAGGTCAGCGTGTACACCTACCCGGGCCTGCGCGTGCTACTGCTGCAGCCGACCTTCAAGGCCGGCCCGAACGAGTTCATCACCGACAACGCGGGCAAGCCGCTCGAGAAGAACCCGCTGCTCGACGTGAAGGTGCGCCAGGCGCTGTCGCTCTCGATCAACCGCAAGGCCATCGTCGACCGCGTGCTGCAGGGCACCGTGACCGAGGCCAACCAGTGGATGCCCAAGGGCAGCTTCGGCTACAACCCCGAAGTCAGGGACATCGCCTACAACCCCGAGCAGGCGAAGAAGCTGCTGGCCGAGGCCGGCTTCCCGCAGGGCTTCCAGATCGCGATCCACGTGCCCGGCGACCGCTACCCGCAGGCGCCCGAGACGGTGCAGGCCGTGGCGCAGTTCTGGAGCCGCATCGGCGTGAAGACCAAGGTCGAGGTGGTGCCGTGGGCCGTGTACTCGAGCCGCGCCAACAAGAACGAATATGCGGTCAGCGTGATCGCCTGGGGCAACGGCACGGGCGAAGCCGGCTACGGCCTGCTGCAGACGCTGACCACGCCCGACGCCAAGCGCGGACGCGGCTCCAACAACTGGGGCCGCTACAGCAACGAGTCGGTCGACAAGGCGCTGGACGCCGCCACCGTCGAGTTCGATGCCAAGCGCCGCGAAGCCATCTTCCGCCACGCCGCCAAGCTGGTGACCGACGACGTGGGCCAGATCCCGCTCTACCACTACCAGAACATCTGGGCCGCGAAGAAGGGCCTGAAGGTGGTGCCGCTGCTGAGCGACCGCACGACGGCGATGCAGGTCACGCCGGTCAAGTGA
- a CDS encoding ABC transporter ATP-binding protein, producing the protein MPLVELRQVAQRFGVAPPPGAVGRALRSVGMSKPPVVTHAVDVVDLSVRPGEVVGLVGESGCGKSTLGRIAAGLLTPTEGEVIVGGKPVARLSAEEQLAARLRIQMVFQDPYASLNPRLRVSRIVGEAALLHGLTDAAGQDDYVSAQLQRAGLDPALRHRYPHQFSGGQRQRIGIARALAVQPSMLVCDEAVAALDVSIQAQILNLFMDLRDQLGLAYLFISHDLGVIEHLCDRVVVMYLGRVVESAPVAELFARPAHPYTQALLAEIPSIDARRTTFSAIRGEIPSPIAPPSGCHFHPRCPKAMPHCRTEVPQLRGIAIRHATACHLYDTN; encoded by the coding sequence GTGCCGCTGGTCGAACTGCGCCAGGTCGCGCAGCGTTTCGGCGTCGCGCCGCCGCCCGGCGCTGTCGGCCGTGCGTTGCGCAGCGTCGGCATGAGCAAGCCGCCGGTGGTCACGCACGCGGTCGATGTAGTCGACCTGTCCGTGCGGCCCGGCGAGGTGGTCGGCCTGGTCGGTGAATCCGGCTGCGGCAAGTCGACGCTGGGCCGCATCGCCGCGGGCCTGCTGACACCGACGGAGGGTGAAGTGATCGTCGGCGGCAAGCCCGTGGCGCGCCTTTCGGCCGAAGAGCAGCTGGCGGCGCGCCTGCGCATCCAGATGGTGTTCCAGGACCCGTATGCGAGCCTGAACCCGCGCCTGCGCGTCTCGCGCATCGTGGGCGAGGCGGCGCTGCTCCACGGGCTGACCGATGCGGCGGGGCAGGACGACTACGTGAGCGCCCAGCTGCAACGCGCCGGGCTCGACCCCGCGCTGCGCCATCGCTACCCGCACCAGTTCAGCGGCGGCCAGCGCCAGCGCATCGGCATTGCGCGGGCGCTTGCGGTGCAGCCTTCGATGCTGGTGTGCGACGAGGCAGTGGCGGCGCTGGACGTGTCGATCCAGGCGCAGATCCTCAACCTCTTCATGGACCTGCGCGACCAGCTCGGGCTGGCGTACCTCTTCATCAGCCACGACCTGGGCGTGATCGAGCATCTGTGCGACCGCGTGGTCGTGATGTACCTCGGCCGCGTGGTCGAAAGCGCGCCGGTGGCCGAGCTGTTCGCGCGGCCGGCCCATCCGTACACGCAGGCGCTGCTGGCCGAGATTCCGAGCATCGACGCGCGGCGCACCACCTTCAGCGCGATCCGCGGCGAAATCCCGAGCCCGATCGCGCCGCCCTCGGGCTGCCACTTTCATCCGCGGTGTCCCAAGGCGATGCCGCACTGCCGCACCGAGGTGCCGCAGCTGCGCGGCATCGCGATCCGGCATGCCACGGCCTGCCACCTCTACGACACCAACTGA
- a CDS encoding ABC transporter permease yields the protein MSAVKSYDERSIWWRVTADFLHSRIAVGGLVVLGIVVLAALLAPWITPQNPYDLLQLDVLDARLPPGSHSSEGGYTYWLGTDGQGRDLYSAIVYGLRISLTVGVGSALIAAVVGTLVGLIAAYAGGKVDALLMRLVDLLLSFPTILMALMILAYVGKGVGNVMLTLVLLEWAYYARTARGQALVEARREYVDAAQGQGIPRWRIVTGHILPNCLPPLLVIGALQIARAITLEATLSFLGLGVPITEPSLGLLISNGYQYLLSNEYWISFFPGVALLAAIVAINLVGDQLRDVLNPRLQK from the coding sequence ATGAGCGCAGTGAAAAGCTACGACGAGCGCTCCATCTGGTGGCGCGTGACCGCCGACTTCCTGCATTCGCGCATCGCCGTCGGCGGGCTGGTGGTGCTGGGCATCGTGGTGCTGGCCGCGCTGCTCGCGCCGTGGATCACGCCGCAGAACCCCTACGACCTGCTGCAGCTCGACGTGCTCGACGCGCGCCTGCCGCCGGGCTCGCACAGCAGCGAAGGCGGCTACACCTACTGGCTCGGCACCGACGGACAGGGCCGCGACCTGTACTCGGCCATCGTCTACGGGCTGCGCATCAGCCTGACGGTGGGCGTGGGCTCGGCGCTGATCGCCGCGGTGGTCGGCACGCTGGTCGGCCTCATTGCCGCCTATGCCGGCGGCAAGGTCGACGCGCTGCTGATGCGGCTGGTCGACCTGCTGCTGTCCTTCCCGACCATCCTGATGGCGCTGATGATCCTGGCCTACGTCGGCAAGGGCGTGGGCAACGTGATGCTCACGCTGGTGCTGCTGGAGTGGGCCTACTACGCGCGCACCGCCCGCGGCCAGGCGCTGGTCGAGGCGCGGCGCGAGTACGTGGACGCGGCGCAGGGGCAGGGCATTCCGCGCTGGCGCATCGTCACCGGCCACATCCTGCCGAACTGCCTGCCGCCGCTGCTGGTCATCGGCGCGCTGCAGATCGCGCGTGCCATCACGCTGGAGGCCACGCTGTCCTTCCTGGGGCTGGGCGTGCCGATCACCGAGCCGTCGCTGGGGCTGCTGATCTCCAACGGCTACCAATACCTGCTGTCCAACGAATACTGGATCAGCTTCTTCCCCGGCGTCGCCTTGCTGGCCGCCATCGTCGCGATCAACCTAGTCGGTGACCAGCTGCGCGACGTGCTCAACCCGAGGCTGCAGAAATGA
- a CDS encoding ABC transporter permease: MTGWLLRRVLQALGVVVAMTVIVFIGLHAIGNPIDILIGEDMNQQERLAAIARLGLDQPLWRQYLAFVDGALHGSLGRSFVYQEDAVRLILQRLPATMELAFAALLMAIVVGVPLGLFAGMKPEHPVSRTLMATSIVGFSLPAFWVALMLIMVFSVQLGWLPASGRGATRELFGVQWSWLTLDGWQHLLLPAFNLALFKISLVLRLTRAGVREVLPQDYVKFARAKGLTPTRVVLMHVMRNTMIPLVTVLGLELGATIAYAVVTESIFAWPGAGKLILDSINSLDRPVVVAYLMVVVVIFVTLNLIVDLLYKLLDPRVRLEGAK, translated from the coding sequence ATGACTGGCTGGCTCCTGCGCCGCGTACTGCAGGCGCTGGGCGTCGTGGTGGCGATGACGGTGATCGTCTTCATCGGCCTGCATGCCATCGGCAACCCGATCGACATCCTCATCGGCGAGGACATGAACCAGCAGGAGCGCCTGGCCGCCATCGCGCGGCTCGGGCTCGACCAGCCGCTGTGGCGCCAGTACCTGGCCTTCGTCGACGGCGCGCTGCACGGCAGCCTGGGGCGCAGCTTCGTCTACCAGGAAGACGCCGTTCGCCTGATCCTGCAGCGCCTGCCGGCCACCATGGAGCTGGCCTTCGCCGCGCTGCTCATGGCCATCGTGGTGGGCGTGCCGCTGGGGCTGTTCGCGGGCATGAAGCCCGAGCATCCGGTGTCGCGCACGCTGATGGCCACCAGCATCGTCGGCTTCTCGCTGCCGGCCTTCTGGGTCGCGCTGATGCTGATCATGGTGTTCAGCGTGCAGCTCGGCTGGCTGCCCGCGAGCGGACGCGGCGCCACGCGCGAGCTGTTCGGCGTGCAATGGTCCTGGCTCACGCTCGACGGCTGGCAGCACCTGCTGCTGCCGGCCTTCAACCTGGCGCTGTTCAAGATCTCGCTGGTGCTGCGGCTCACGCGCGCCGGCGTGCGCGAGGTGCTGCCGCAGGACTACGTGAAGTTCGCGCGCGCCAAGGGCCTCACGCCCACGCGCGTGGTGCTGATGCATGTGATGCGCAACACCATGATCCCGCTGGTCACGGTGCTCGGGCTGGAACTGGGCGCGACCATCGCCTATGCGGTGGTCACCGAGAGCATCTTCGCCTGGCCGGGCGCCGGCAAGCTGATCCTCGACAGCATCAACTCGCTCGACCGGCCGGTGGTGGTGGCCTACCTGATGGTGGTGGTCGTGATCTTCGTGACGCTGAACCTCATCGTCGACCTGCTCTACAAACTCCTCGACCCGCGCGTGCGGCTGGAAGGCGCGAAATGA
- a CDS encoding SidA/IucD/PvdA family monooxygenase encodes MKAPVTNVPLGLPALEARLRQDLSWLGLPAKRWVPPNPAHGDALLDVAIVGGGMAGLALLATLKHLGVHARIYDRSPAGFEGPWATTARMETLRSPKELTGPALGLPALTFRAWFEAQWGLAAWDALDKIPRLQWAEYLRWYRRVLELDVRNEQQVRAVLPRADGVVQLDLADLAAGGGHYSVQARHVVLATGRDGLGGAWVPDWAASLPRDRWAHSSERWDAESLRGKRVAVVGGGASAMDAAASALEAGAARVDLLIRRADLPRVNKGKGAGSPGMVHGFWQLPDEWKWRIRHYINVQQVPPPHGSTLRVSRHANAHFQLGTPVLGAAQRPDGALRLDTAKGPLAADFVVFSTGFRTDWALRPEFAAFSSQVRVWQDRFAPPEGMADSELAESPDLGPLFEFQQKTPGACPGLERVHCFNYAASLSHGAAAGDIPQITDGAQRLARGLAARLLGEDAGQHFAAMQRYAEPELDGDEWTPSELPPYVEAGDREVSP; translated from the coding sequence CTGAAAGCCCCTGTGACGAACGTACCCCTCGGCCTTCCCGCGCTCGAAGCGCGCCTGCGGCAAGACCTGTCGTGGCTCGGCCTGCCCGCAAAACGCTGGGTGCCCCCCAACCCGGCGCACGGCGATGCGCTGCTGGACGTCGCCATCGTCGGCGGCGGCATGGCGGGCCTCGCGCTGCTCGCGACGCTCAAGCACCTGGGCGTGCACGCCCGCATCTACGACCGCTCGCCGGCCGGATTCGAAGGCCCCTGGGCCACCACCGCGCGCATGGAAACGCTGCGCTCGCCCAAGGAGCTCACCGGCCCCGCGCTGGGCCTGCCGGCGCTGACCTTCCGCGCCTGGTTCGAGGCGCAGTGGGGCCTGGCGGCCTGGGACGCGCTCGACAAGATCCCGCGCCTGCAATGGGCCGAGTACCTGCGCTGGTACCGCCGCGTGCTCGAGCTCGACGTGCGCAACGAGCAGCAGGTGAGGGCGGTGCTGCCGCGCGCCGACGGCGTGGTGCAGCTCGACCTGGCCGATCTCGCCGCGGGCGGCGGGCACTACAGCGTGCAGGCGCGCCACGTCGTGCTCGCGACCGGCCGCGACGGCCTCGGCGGTGCCTGGGTGCCCGACTGGGCGGCTTCGCTGCCGCGCGATCGCTGGGCCCATTCGTCCGAACGCTGGGACGCCGAAAGCCTGCGCGGCAAGCGTGTGGCCGTGGTCGGCGGCGGCGCCTCGGCGATGGACGCCGCCGCGAGCGCGCTCGAGGCCGGTGCCGCGCGCGTCGACCTGCTGATCCGCCGCGCCGACCTGCCGCGCGTCAACAAGGGCAAGGGCGCGGGCAGCCCGGGCATGGTCCACGGCTTCTGGCAACTGCCCGACGAATGGAAGTGGCGCATCCGCCACTACATCAACGTGCAGCAGGTGCCGCCGCCGCACGGCAGCACGCTGCGCGTGTCGCGCCATGCGAACGCGCATTTCCAGCTCGGCACGCCGGTACTCGGTGCCGCGCAGCGGCCCGACGGCGCGCTGCGGCTGGACACGGCCAAGGGCCCGCTGGCGGCCGACTTCGTCGTGTTCAGCACGGGCTTTCGCACCGACTGGGCGCTGCGGCCCGAGTTCGCCGCGTTCTCTTCGCAGGTGCGCGTCTGGCAGGACCGCTTCGCGCCGCCCGAAGGCATGGCCGACAGCGAGCTCGCCGAATCCCCCGACCTCGGGCCGCTGTTCGAGTTCCAGCAGAAGACGCCCGGCGCCTGCCCCGGGCTGGAGCGCGTGCACTGCTTCAACTATGCCGCCTCGCTCTCGCACGGCGCCGCGGCCGGCGACATCCCGCAGATCACCGACGGCGCCCAGCGCCTGGCACGCGGCCTCGCGGCAAGGCTGCTGGGCGAGGACGCCGGCCAGCACTTCGCCGCCATGCAGCGCTACGCCGAGCCCGAGCTCGACGGCGACGAATGGACCCCCTCGGAGCTGCCGCCGTACGTCGAAGCCGGCGACCGCGAGGTGTCGCCATGA
- a CDS encoding LysR family transcriptional regulator — MELRQLEAFAAVMSTGSVTGAARLLARSQPAVSRLVQELEAEIGYALFTRHGPRVTPTEQGFLLYEDVDRALGSLQQIHLRAAEIARGNAQPLLLAATSALALGLLPRALRQMEAQAGTMPIQLRSASAEQVVHAVLSGAAQLGASSLPLEHRGLEVHWIGQMPCVAVLPQDDPLAALEVVPLEALAQRRIITMSNPFRLRHRLDATLARAGHSPARRDALIETNSSVNAQALARAGLGVAVLEPLTACGAPLEGLAVRPLDTDIPFVFGVVTPQAKPITAPVRALIDALLAAASELPHFVQHDVSAHAALLRTLYGGGDAAADEESIS; from the coding sequence ATGGAACTCCGGCAGCTTGAAGCCTTCGCCGCCGTCATGTCGACCGGCAGCGTCACGGGCGCCGCCCGGCTGCTGGCGCGCTCGCAGCCGGCGGTGTCGCGCCTGGTGCAGGAACTCGAAGCCGAGATCGGCTATGCGTTGTTCACCCGCCACGGACCCCGGGTGACGCCGACGGAGCAGGGTTTCCTGCTCTATGAAGATGTAGACCGCGCCCTCGGCAGCCTGCAGCAGATCCACTTGCGCGCGGCCGAGATCGCGCGCGGCAATGCCCAGCCGCTGCTGCTGGCCGCCACCTCCGCGCTGGCGCTCGGGCTGCTGCCGCGGGCATTGCGGCAAATGGAGGCGCAGGCCGGCACCATGCCCATCCAGCTGCGCAGTGCCTCGGCCGAACAGGTCGTGCACGCGGTGCTCAGCGGCGCGGCGCAGCTCGGCGCGAGCAGCCTGCCGCTGGAGCACCGCGGGCTCGAAGTGCACTGGATCGGACAGATGCCCTGCGTGGCCGTGCTGCCGCAGGACGATCCGCTGGCGGCGCTCGAGGTCGTGCCGCTGGAGGCGCTGGCGCAGCGCCGCATCATCACGATGAGCAACCCGTTCCGCCTGCGCCACCGGCTCGACGCCACGCTGGCGCGCGCCGGCCATTCGCCGGCGCGGCGCGACGCGCTGATCGAGACCAATTCTTCGGTCAACGCCCAGGCGCTGGCCCGCGCCGGGCTCGGCGTGGCCGTGCTGGAGCCGCTGACCGCCTGCGGCGCGCCGCTCGAAGGCCTGGCCGTGCGGCCGCTGGATACCGACATTCCCTTCGTCTTTGGCGTGGTCACGCCGCAGGCCAAGCCGATCACGGCGCCGGTGCGCGCGCTGATCGATGCCCTGCTGGCCGCCGCCAGCGAGCTGCCGCATTTCGTGCAGCACGACGTGTCGGCGCACGCGGCGCTGCTGCGCACCCTGTACGGCGGCGGCGATGCCGCCGCGGACGAAGAAAGCATTTCCTGA
- a CDS encoding type II toxin-antitoxin system prevent-host-death family antitoxin: MQVSATDAKNRFGYYLSQAECEPVQVMKNDRVAVVMVSAARYAELEALERTKTLGQRKREFNETYAEWIAAQNGLIDRVGVFGEDYRPW; the protein is encoded by the coding sequence ATGCAAGTCAGTGCTACGGATGCCAAAAACCGTTTTGGCTACTACCTGAGTCAGGCAGAGTGCGAGCCCGTGCAGGTGATGAAGAACGACCGCGTCGCAGTCGTGATGGTCTCGGCCGCCCGTTATGCCGAACTCGAGGCGCTGGAACGGACGAAGACGCTCGGCCAGCGAAAGCGCGAATTCAATGAAACCTATGCGGAATGGATTGCCGCCCAGAACGGACTCATTGATCGCGTGGGCGTTTTCGGCGAGGACTACCGTCCCTGGTGA
- a CDS encoding CcdB family protein produces MAQFDVYANPSKTQRGEIPWMVDIQSDILDKLPTRLVIPLALRAHMPEAIPRSLCPIIGWNGSTLVALPHLAAPFRVKDLGPVQGSLRPQANDFVAALGAVISGI; encoded by the coding sequence ATGGCCCAGTTCGACGTCTATGCCAATCCGTCCAAGACCCAGCGTGGCGAAATTCCCTGGATGGTGGACATCCAGAGCGACATCCTCGACAAGCTCCCGACTCGCCTCGTGATACCGCTGGCACTGCGTGCCCACATGCCGGAGGCGATACCGCGGTCTCTTTGCCCGATCATTGGCTGGAACGGATCGACGCTGGTGGCATTGCCGCATCTGGCTGCACCCTTTCGGGTCAAGGATCTGGGTCCCGTCCAGGGCAGCTTGCGGCCGCAGGCGAACGATTTCGTGGCCGCGCTAGGTGCGGTAATCAGCGGCATCTGA